The genomic region GGTTTGTTTTTTTTCTTGCGTGGAGTTTTTCTAGAAAATTTACCTTTGGAAACAAACACACTATTAAAGAAGAATTTTTAATCATTCTGCCTTATTTGGGGGTTTTTCTTGTTGTGGTATTCCTTATTGCTGTGATGCAAAATGACTTAGGACAAGTCGTTTTACTTGCTATTACATTAGGATTGATGCTTATTTTTGCAGGAGGAAGCCTGCAACTTCTGGGAATTCTTTTTTTAGGTGTAATTGGATTAGGGACACTCACAATTATTACCAGTTCGCACCGTATTTTACGTGTGAAACTTTGGTGGGCGAATGCTCAAGATTCTATCCTTGCCCTACTTCCGGATAAAATTGCCAATTACATTCGTGTAGAAAATCTCCCTGAACCCTATCAAATCCACCACGCAACCAATGCCATTTATAATGGAGGATTTTTTGGTCAAGGGTTAGGCGAAGGGCTGATCAAATTAGGTTTTTTGAGTGAAGTCCATACCGATATGGTTTTAGCCGGAATTACTGAAGAACTTGGTTTTATAGGTCTGGGGATTTGTATTGCATTATTTAGTGCGATGATTTATCGTATTTTTAAAATTGCTAATCGATTAAAAAACCAATCTTATTCACTTTTTTGTATTGGAGTTGCCCTTTTAATAGGATTTTCTTTTATTATTAATTCTTTTGGGGTGAGTGGCATTACCCCTATTAAAGGGATTGCAGTCCCATTTCTAAGCTATGGGGGAAGTTCGCTTATTGCTAATTGTATTGCTATAGGGCTTGTCTTAAGTCTCTCAAGACAAGCAAAAATCTAAAATCTTTGTAAAATTTATTGAATTACCCTTAAAGGCGCTTGATAATCAGGTTCATTTGTGATCTCTTCACAAATTTCTTTATAAATAATTTTTCCTTGAGGATTTACAACAAATACAGCACGGCTAAGTAATCCTTCAAGGGGACTATCTCCGAGTAAAACGCCATAGCTTTTGCCAAATTCTTTTTTCCTAAAATCACTGGCTACACAAATATTATCAATCCCTTCTGCAGAACAAAATCTTCCTTGCGCAAACGGAAGATCCATAGAAACAACAAATACACGAGCATTCTTTAATGAAGCTGCTTCTTGATTGAATTTTCTTGTTTGTGTAGCGCATACTCCTGTGTCCAAACTGGGAACAACATTGATGATTTGGTATTTATCTTGCGTGCCCCCTATTTCAATAGTACTCAAATCTTTACCTACAAGCATCACAACCGGAGCATCATCACTTATATGGAGTTCTTTTCCGACAAGCTTCACAATATTACCTTTAAATTTTACTGCCATATTATTCCTTATTATTTTAGTTTCTCTAAATCCTTTAGAAAGACTTTATTGTATTGGATTTAATTAAATACTTGTTTTATGAGGGCTTTTAAACAAAACTTGCTAAAATCTAAATCATAATTCTTATTCAAATTTCAAAGGTATTTTATGGTAAAAAAATCTTATCTTTTAGACACTTCAATCATTCTGGATGATATACAAAATATCCCTCATCTCTACCAAAATGGGCACAACCGTCTCTTTATCAGTGATGTAGTGATTGAAGAATTGGATAAGAAAAAAG from Helicobacter sp. 11S03491-1 harbors:
- a CDS encoding putative peptidoglycan glycosyltransferase FtsW, whose protein sequence is MADKRLFFYTTILIAIGVIMSYSLSAYIIIIYNYGEFHFLARQLFSAIMGILLMWMFSQIDPEKGFKKIGWTLFLVALAMMMVMPFLPDSIASSAGGAKRWIRLPGFSIAPSELFKLGFVFFLAWSFSRKFTFGNKHTIKEEFLIILPYLGVFLVVVFLIAVMQNDLGQVVLLAITLGLMLIFAGGSLQLLGILFLGVIGLGTLTIITSSHRILRVKLWWANAQDSILALLPDKIANYIRVENLPEPYQIHHATNAIYNGGFFGQGLGEGLIKLGFLSEVHTDMVLAGITEELGFIGLGICIALFSAMIYRIFKIANRLKNQSYSLFCIGVALLIGFSFIINSFGVSGITPIKGIAVPFLSYGGSSLIANCIAIGLVLSLSRQAKI
- the tpx gene encoding thiol peroxidase, which encodes MAVKFKGNIVKLVGKELHISDDAPVVMLVGKDLSTIEIGGTQDKYQIINVVPSLDTGVCATQTRKFNQEAASLKNARVFVVSMDLPFAQGRFCSAEGIDNICVASDFRKKEFGKSYGVLLGDSPLEGLLSRAVFVVNPQGKIIYKEICEEITNEPDYQAPLRVIQ